One Xylanivirga thermophila genomic window, CATTTGGATAATTTTAAATCCAGGGTGGAATTTCTAAATAGCAAACGCTTCAAAATTCTTCATTATACAGCAAAGGATACTGATCTTAATATAGAATTGTCTCATAAACATGTATGGGGCGGAGGAGGATACTATAGCCAAAGTGGTACATACTTTGTACCAAATATACCTACTGAGGAGATAGCTACTATACCAGTTAAAACAGGGGTAAATGGGAAGGTAAAAAGCACCATGCCATTAAATTATGGCGGTGCTTTGATAGAGAATTTTTCTCTGACCTTTAAAGATGGGAAAGTGGTAAACTTTTCAGCTGAAAAAGGATATGATGCGTTAAAGCGTATAATAGAACTGGATGAAGGCTCTTCATATATGGGGGAAGTGGCCCTAGTTCCATGTAGTTCACCCATATCCCAATTGGGCATTACCTTTTACAATACTTTATTTGACGAAAATGCCTCATGCCATCTGGCTTTAGGTGCTGCATCTCCCGGCTGTATACAAGGTGGTAATGACATGGGTAAAGAAGAACTGAGAAGATTAGGTGTGAATGAGTCAGGTATCCATGTGGATTTTATGGTGGGAAGCAAAGATTTGGACATAATAGGGGAAACGGAATCCGGTGAGCAGATACAGATATTTAGGGCAGGAGAATGGGCCTTTTAAATATATCTTGACAGTTTAACAAAATGGCAATAAAATTTTTTACAAGGTAGTACGGTATTAATGTAGGTCAAATGAGAAAAAATTTAGAAACAGGAGGATGGTAGTATGGTAATTGTAATGAAATCAACAGCCACAAAGGAAGATATAAAGCAGATAGAGAGGTTGCTTGAAAGATTGGATCTAGGCGCCCATATTTCCACTGGAATGGAGCGCACCATAATAGGGGTAATAGGTGACAAACGCCTATTAGAAGGTGTGCCTTTAGAACTTATGTCGGGTGTTGATAAGCTGGTGCCGATAGTAGAACCGTATAAGCTGGCCAGCAGGACTTTTCAACCTGAGTCTTCGATAATAAGGATAGGTAATTCAAGTATTGGCGGTGAGAAGCTTGCTGTTATTGCAGGCCCATGTGCAGTAGAAGGTGAAGAACAGATAATAGAAATAGCCAAATATCTTAAATCCATGGGGGTAGAATTTATAAGGGGCGGTGCATACAAGCCCCGCACATCGCCCTATTCATTTCAGGGCTTGGAAGAGGAAGGTTTTAAATTGTTAGCTCAGGCTAGGGAGGAAACGGGGCTTTTAGTGGTGTCTGAGGTTATATCCACTGAATTTTTGGATCAGGCTGCAAAATATATAGATGTTATACAGATAGGTGCTAGAAATATGCAGAATTTTCAGCTGCTTCGCGAGGTAGGAAGGCTGAAAAAACCCGTAGTATTAAAGCGTGGTCTTGCATCTACCATAGAAGAATGGTTAAACGCAGCAGAGTATATCATGAAGGAAGGGAATTATAATATAATTCTTTGTGAACGGGGTATACGGACATTTGAGACATATACAAGAAATACGCTGGATTTAAGCAGTGTACCGGTTGTAAAGGAGCTTAGCCATTTACCCATTATAGTGGATCCAAGCCATGGCACTGGAAGGAGCAGCCTAGTTCGTCCAATGAGTCGGGCGGCCATAGGGGCGGGAGCTGATGGCCTTATGATAGAGATGCATCCTAATCCTAAGTTGGCATTGTCCGATGGACCCCAGTCCTTGGATTTTAAAGAATTTGGTCTGCTGATGGAGGATATAAAAAGAATATCCCAGGTAGTGGGGCGGGAGATGTAGAATATGGATATACAAAATATAGGCATTATAGGTCTCGGGGTTATAGGCGGTTCTTTGGCTAAAGCCATAAAGCGCTCTAGCCCTTTAACTTTCATAAAGGCTATGGATATGGATGCAAAAGCAATATCATCCGCCTTGGAGCATGGAGTCATAGATGAATCCTGTGACAAGTTTGAGGATATTGCTAGAGGATGTCAATTTATATTTCTATGTGTACCTGTAAACAGCATAAAGGATATATTATATGGCATAAGAGATTATATTTCTCCATCTACCATAGTGACCGATGTATGTAGCATTAAGGTGGATGTAATGTCATTAGCAGAGCGAATTTTGCCCGATACTGTATACTTTATAGGGGGGCATCCCATGGCAGGCATGGAAGGGTCTGGATATCAATATAGCATGGCCCACCTATTTGAAAATGCATTTTATGTACTCACTGTGCCACAAGATGCCCCCATTGATGTGACAAAGGATATGATTAATGTAGTATCCATTATAGGGGCATTTCCACTTGTAATGGATGCTGATACCCATGATGAGATAGTAGGTGCGATAAGCCATCTCCCCCATGTGGTTGCAGCGGCACTCGTAAATACAGTAGCTCAATTAAATGATCCATCTAAGTTTAAGGAAAAACTGGCAGCAGGGGGTTTTAGGGATATAACACGTATTGCATCTTCTAATACTCGAATGTGGACTAGTATAAGCATATCAAATAGGGAAAAGCTATTGGAACTGATATTATCCATGATAGACAATCTTGAGGAATTTTATGATTTTCTCTATAGCGGAGAGTCTCAAAAGGTAGAACGGCTTTTTAAAAGGGCAAAGGATTATAGAGATGAACTACCATCTATTCAAAACAGGATTTCCATACCATATCATGAATTGTATGTAGATATTGAAGATAGACCGGGTACTATAGGAGATGTGACGTCCCTATTGGGGCGATATAATATTAATATAAAAAATGTGAGTATTATACACAGCAGGGAAGAAGATCCAGGGTGTTTGATATTATCATTATTCGATAACACCCATGTAGACGAGGCCTTGTCGATTCTTATAGAGAAAGGTTATAGGGCATATAGACGATAATCAATATAAAAAGCCCGTATCTGCAATGGACGAGCGCCTGGCGGGGGGCTCCGATCCATTTGCAGACGGGCTTTTTAACGAGTTTAATAAAATTATTGTTCCATACGTATACTCTCTATTATATTGCCTTTACCTATCTTTCGTAAAGGGGCAAATCCTGCCAAAAGTGCAATAGTCGTAGCGCCTAGCACTGATATAATGATATGTTTCCAGGGAATTACCCAAGCAAATTCCCTTATGCCAATAAACAGAGTATACAATATATACGACAGTCCTGTACCTAAAATACTGCCATATACAGCAGATATTATACCATAAAATATGCTTTCAAGGCATACCATTTTTTTTATTCCTCCCTGAGTCATACCAGTGGCTTTTAATACTGCCAATTCTTTGGTGCGTAATAGGAGATTTGTGCTTATGGTATTTATTATATTTAGGCATCCTATAAGGGTGATAACTGCTACAAAGCCATAGAGAAATATGCTCATGGTTATGGCAGCATTTTTATCCCGTTTTGCTTGCTCGGCATAGTCGATATACTCAATACTAAGTTCTTTTTCCTTATAATCCTTTAGGTATTGTGCCACTGCATCTTTAGAGCTACCTTCTTTAAGGGTTATATAAATCTGTCCATATTTATCCGACCCTGTCACATCTTGCAGTACTTTTTCCGTAGTTATAATATTTACTGCGCTGTTTAGATTATATTTGTCGTTTAGCAGACCTTGTTTTAAGATACCTGCAACCTTTATAGTCTTATATTCTGGATTATCACTGTCATAATCAGTGGTTATCTTTATTGTATCACCTACATTATAGTCTACTATATCAATTAGTGCATCCTTTGTATCATTTACCCATACCCTGGAGGTTTCCACAATTAGTACCCCGTTTTCTTTATTCAGTGCATCTATATCTATCCTGCCCTCTTTTAAGTAGGGTTTTAACTCATCAAAATTTTCATCACCATAGGATATTATTGCGTTATTATAGAGTTTTACAGCTCCATTTTCCTTTTCAGATAAATGTTCAGGCTGTAGTTCTTTAAACCTAGCAGTAATTTTATCTTCCGGTATTAATAAGGTACTAGTAGTGTTTCTGTACTTATATACCTTGTCTACTCCGGATAAGTTTTTGATTGTTTCGTAATTTTCTTGAGAAAATACGCCTGATCTTTTCCCCCAAACCGAAAAATCTATTTTTTTATCCAGATCAACTGCATCCATACTAAAGGCAAAGTTTACAAAGCTTGAGAACACTATATAGAGTATGATACTTATTATCATGGAAAATACAGTGATATTAAAGCGCTTTTTATTCCGCCTTAGATTTTTATAGGCAATTTCTCCTTCTATGCCAAATAACCATCTGGAGACGGGAGCTTTTTTAACCTTGTCGAAGTTTTCCTTTTTAAAGTTGCCAGTATTTCTTACTGCATCCAGGGGAGAGACTTTGGCAGCTTGGTTTGCTGGTCCTCGAACTGATAAATATACGGTTATAAGCCCTAAAATACTACTTATTATGAATACGGGGGGAGAGAGTACTATTACTAGATGTTTAAAAATATCAAACTGGAAGCGGCTTATAATATAAACTACTACCTGCATGGCAAATACTCCACAGACCAAGCCTATTGGAATACTTATAATGCTTAATATTAGCGCCTCCCTTAGTATTATCTCCCTAATCTGCCCAGGGGATGCGCCTACACATCTTAACATACCAAACTGGGATACTCTCTCCAATACCGAAATATTAAATGAATTGTATATTACGGCTATTGTGGCTACTATTATGAGCAGTATTATGAATGCCAGTATGGACATGAGGCTACTATTTAATGAGGGACTTATGCTCTGTGCAGATAATCTAAGCAGATTTTCATTAAAATCTATATTGGATTCGTCAACAAGCCCTATATCATCAGCGATGCTATTTACAGTATCGTGGGCCTTTTTTACAGAGTTAAGTTTTATATTTATATTATAACTTTCATTAGGAGATATGGAAGTATTATCAAGATAGGTAATGCCATCACCTATTTCAAAATATCCTCCCATAGTATTAGGCTCTATAAGTCCTACTATAACGTAATCCTTTTCAGAAGTTTTTTCAAACACTTCATTTTCACTTTTTTCTCTTTTAGTAAGCACATGGTTTTCTTGTTTATCTATTCTAATTCCTGTAGTAAGGTGTATCTTATCTCCTACTTTAGGCTGATTAGGTAGATACTCAAGTGTCCAATAATCTAGGGCTATTTCGCCTTCAGTCTGTGGCAGTCGGCCTTCCTTAAGCTTTATGGGTTTTATATTAAAATTATCCCTGTCATATGCAGAGATGGCAATATATCTATAAGGTGGCAAGTGTTTATATTCTTCCATTTGTTCCTCAGGCATCTTTTGTAGAACGCCAAATCCATCATCTCGGAATACTCCCGCCTTTTCTATTTTCACATGCTTTTTAAGATTATCTATCTTATCACCGGGAACATTACATAAAATGGCATGATAATCCCCTTTATTATCTATTTCATCTTGTATCATGGCATTTTGCATACTTACAAGCATGGTACCTATGGCAGTTATAAGGGCTACTGAAAGTATTATGCCTATAGCAGTTAATATGGTACGTTTTTTTTGTACATTTAAATATCTTCCTGTTATTTCTTTGTAATTTTTCATACTGCCATCACCTCATCACCTACTATCATACCGTCTTCTATGGTGATTATCCTGTCGGCCTGGGATGCTATATCAAGGTCATGGGTTATTATTATAAGCGTTTGGTGATATCTCTGTACTGATATCTTCAAAAGATCTATTATTTCTCTGCTGTTTTTACTGTCCAGATTGCCTGTAGGCTCATCTGCTAGTATTATGGAAGGATTATAGGCTAATGCCCTTCCTATGGATACCCTCTGCTGTTGTCCCCCGGATAATTCCGATGGTAGATGGTTTTTTCTATTCTTGAGTCCTAATATATCCATAAGTTCATTTAGATATTTTCGATCTACCCTTTTATTATCAAGGAGTAGGGGTAGTAGTATATTTTCCTCCGCTGTAAGCACAGGTATTAAATTATAGAATTGAAATATAAATCCTACTTTTCGGCGTCTGAATATTGCCAACTGCTTTTCATTTAGATTATATATATCCATGCCATCTACTATTACTTTACCAGATGTAGGTCTATCTACACCACCTAAGAGGTGCAGAAGTGTACTTTTACCCGATCCGCTAGCACCTACTATGGCTACGAATTCTCCTTCGTCTATGGAGATATTGACATTTTTAAGGGCGTCTACCTTGGTAGCACCGCTCCCATAGCTTTTGCAAAGATCTATAGTTTTTAACATTTCCATTTATTCATATCCTCCCTACACTATATTATCGCTTAAATAAGTATAGATGATCTTCCTTACAGGGAGGTGAATTTTATCTTACAATTAAGTAAGGATATCCTTAAGATTTTCTTAAATTATACCCTTCAAGAACGTTATGGTGAATTTTGTTCCTTCATGTTTCTTACTTTTTACCGATATGGTGCCTCCCTGGGATTCTATTATAAGTTTGCTAAGGGCTAGTCCAATACCAACGCTTTCAGTTTTAACTGTGCTAGTTCCCTTATAAAATCGCTCAAATATATGGGGCAGATCTTTTCTATCTATGCCTTCACCACTATCTTTTATTATTATCCTGCTGAAGATGGGGGTTTCTTCTATTGAGATCAGTATATTTCCTCCATATTCTGTATGCTCAATGCAGTTTTTAAGTATATTTATAATGGCCTCGGCTGTCCAGTCTCTGTCACCTAAAAATTGCGCCTTTTTTATTTCACCATCTAATGTAATAAGTTGGTGCTTGGATTCGACTTTAGGGTTTAAAGTGGCAATGGCTATATCCACCGGCTCTATAAGATATATACATTCCCTTTTAAACTGTATAGCTCCCGCCTCCAATCGAGCCACCTTTAGAAGGCTGATGGTAAGCCATTCCATTCTTTCAAGCTGAGTCTTACTTTTTTTAAGGAATACTTCCCCTACATCATCATCCATATCCCTATCCTCTAACATAAGTTCATTAAACATAATTAGTGATGATAATGGTGTTTTAAGCTGATGGGATATGTCAGATATTATATTTTTGAGGAATATCTTTTCATTACTCAGCTGCTCAATACCAAGCTTTATTCTGTTTGCCATTTGATTGAACTGGTGGTTTAGTATACCTATCTCCCCCTGTTCATCTTCGGGCAATATGAGGGAAAAATCGCCCTTTACTACCTGTTCAGCAGCATGTGAGATATTTTGAATCTTTGAATATAGATGTTTATGTTCTCTAGATATTAAAAAAAATATTGGAATAAAGTATATAATGGCTATAAGGAGCACTTTTATCTGGATATTAAGATATATTCCCTTGAGTAAGGGTTGATTTCCTATGCCCATGTTCTTATTGTATCCATAACGCTTTAGTATTTCTTGTCCCTTGCTTATCTCCGTATTGTTAGGGCCCTTTAGTATGACGGGCATAATTTCATCTTCAAATTGTGGATATTTACTCAGTATCTGCCCTGTAAGTGCCGCGTTTTGTTCTACAATAGCTTCATTTATTCTGTTTAACCAAACCATAGTAAATGAAAACAGAATAATTGCAAATATTATCTGGCATAATAAAAGCATTGTGATAGTTGATCTAAATTCAGGATTTTTAAACAATTCATACATATCTAATCCCCCATTATATCCTGATCCCATCGGTAGCCAAATCCCCTTACAGTGATTATATATCGGGGATATGCAGGGTCATCTTCTAATTTTTCTCTTAGCCTTCTTATATATACTGATAGTGTGTTATCGTCTACAAAGGATTCGTCTATATCCCATAAAGTTTGGATGAGTATATCCCGGGTCAATACCTGCTTTGGATGATTTATAAATATGAGGAGCAGTTTATATTCTGCCGGGGTTAAGGAAATATCTTTGCCGTTTTTTTTCACTCTGCTTTCCATGGGTTGTATTTTTATATTTCCAGATGTAATCTTATTGGCTTGTTTTACGGTTGGGATATTATGGCGCCTTAATACTGCCTTTATACGGGATACCAATTCCCTTACCCTAAAGGGCTTTGTGATATAATCATCTCCGCCCATATCAAGACCCAATACCACATTTACTTCTTCATCACAGGCTGTTAAAAATATTATTGGGGTATTCAATTTAGCCCTTATCTTTTGGCAAAGGTCATATCCACTGCCATCTGGCAGCATGACATCGAGTATTATAAGGTCGTATTTTTTGTTGGCAATAGCTCCTTGGGCAGAGTTTATACTATTGGCTGTATCAACTGCAAAATTTTCGTTTTTGAGTGTATATTCTATGCCCATGGCTAGGGCAGTATCGTCTTCTACTAGAAGAATGTTGTACATTTTTTTATTCTCCTTTCATATGTTAATAATTGTATCAAAGATTCAATATAAGTGCTATAGTAAAAAAGTGGGTTAAAGCAATTGTAATTTAAAGGACTTTCACATTAAAAATAGAAATGTAATATATTATACAAAAATGTTGAATCATTTATAATGTTAAGCTGATATTTATGTTTGGAGGGGAGATAATATGCATAAAAAATTTTTTAAGTCTATATTAATTATTATTCCTTTTTTGATTATTATAGTTGCTTTTTCTGCATCCAAAAGGGCCAATTCTATTGGCGTGTTAGATGAAACATATGCCTTTAGAGCTATTTCACCTGTACAAGATGATGAATATGTGGATCCGTCAACTTGTGAATTTAAATGGGAAGAAGTTAAAGACGCAAAAAAATATCGTCTTGTTATATCAGAAGATGAGGACTTAAAAAAAGTTGTTTTTGATGATTTTGTAGAACAATCTAACAAAACCGTTAAAGGGCTTAAACCTGCAACCACTTATTATTGGAAGATTACAGCCATATTGACTGATGTCAAGGGAAAGGAAAAAAACATGGATAATAAAGATGGAATAAGAATGTTTAAAACCGGTTTGAATAATGTTAGTGATAAAGAGATGACACCCCAAATGATAAGGGAAAAATGGAATCTTACATTTGAAGACGATTTTGATGGGGATAAAATTGATGACAGTAAGTGGAGTCATTGCCCTGAATGGGAGCGCAAGGATGGATTTTGGTCCAATGAAGATGCATATTTGGATGGAGAGGGAAATCTCATCATTCGAGTGGATGAGAGGGATGGTAAGTATTATTCCGGAGCCATTCGCTCGATGGATAAATTTGAACAAAAGCAAGGCTTTTTTGAAATACGATGTAAACTACAAACTCAAGAGGGTTTTTGGGGTGCTTTTTGGCTCATGTCTCCTACGGTAGCAGAGGTAGGGGATGAAGGAAGGGACGGAACGGAGATTGATATTATGGAGTCTGCATATTTAAAAAGCAGTAAAATATGTCAGGCATTGCACTGGGATGGTTATGAAGATGATCATAAATCCGATTCCAACATTCCTTATATACCGTATATATATGAGGGGTATCATACATTTGCTGTAAATTGGACTGAATATGAATATGTGTTTTATGTGGATGATCAGCCTACTTGGATAACTTCTGCCGGAGGTGTATCACAGGTACCTGCCTATCTAAAGATTACTGCGGAAGTTGGTGATTGGGCGGGAGATATAAAAAATGCAAAACTTCCTGATTATCTAGTAGTAGATTATGTTCGTGTCTATCAGAAACCAGGGAATAAATAGAGATATTTAATTATTTTGTTTGATTTATAAGTTTATCAACTGTAACAAATTCATACCCCAAGTTTTTTAACCTAGTTATGATGGAGGGCAGGATATCCACTGTAGCTTTTCGATTATCCTGCCCTCCTGCTGAATGCATGAGTATTACGGCACCAGGGTGTATGGTATTTACAACACAGTTTTCTATGTCTTCTTTATCCTCGGTATACCAGTCAAGTGAATCTATACTCCACGCTATAACCTTATAATCTTCTTTTTTTAGTAATTCCATCTGTTCATCGGATACCAGTCCATAAGGAGGCCGAAAATATTTTGGTTTTGGCCTCCCATCTATGCCGTCTATGAGTTTTTGGGTCTTTTCTATCTCCTTAAAAAGTTCTTTGGCATCGATTGACAGTGGTCTAGGATGGCTATAGGTGTGATTGGATAATTGATGTCCTTCCTGTATAATCCTTTCACCTATCTCAGGATATCTATCTAGATTTTGGCCTACTGCAAAAAATGTAGCTTTAACATCAAAATTATCAAGTATATCTAGGATTTTAGGCGTAGTTTTAGCATCTGGACCGTCATCAAAGGTCAAAGATATGACCTTTTGGGTGGCGGGAGTGCATATATAAAAGGCGTCTTTGAATTTATCAGATAATTCTTTTGCTTTTTCCCTAAAGCTCTTCAGGGATAGCTGCGTTTTTTCGTCTAAATCTATAGGGGGTTCCTGCACCTGTATATCTGTAATATTATTAGTATTTTTATCTTCTATTGTTGGAGCTCGTGAAATAGGTGCTTTAGGTCTATCTAAAGCTTGATACTGACATCCCGATAGTATCAGCAGGGCAAAGCATATATAGAACAACTTATTTTTATATTTTATCATGGTTTTAATCACCTCTATATAATTTATAGATAATATCGTTTTCTATATTTTTTCCCGATTAGGATATTATATTCTTGGATTTGGTATTAAGAGCAAAAATATTATAAAATATATAATACCAATAGAGGATAGTGAAATATATATGCTTTGATTTTTATTATATGAAAATTTAATATCTTGACTGAGATTACATGAGAATTTTGCGCATAACATTTAAGTGCACTAAAATTCTGTAGATTTACCCCAAATGATATTTGAGCTGATATGAGTTACTTCCATAGGAGATTCTGGATTTTCAATTCGGTATAGCAATTGCTTTGCAAGACGTTTTCCTAGAAGAAAGGTGTCCACATTTACTGTAGTCAGTTTACCGGATACTACAGAATATTCAGTACTACCGTCATAACCAGAGATAGCGATATCCGCAGGGACATCATATCCATGCTCTATCAAATATTGCATCAAAAAATTTGCAACATAATCACTAACGCATACAAATGCCTGGGGCAATTTATCAAGGTTATTTAAAAAATCAGAAATCTCTTCATAATATGTGTGAATACCAATTTTTCCAGTCATACAATATTTTTCTTGTACCACTAGGTGATTTTCTTCCATTGCAGATAAGAAACCTTCAAATCGCTCCCTATTTGTCAATGCGTAATGAATATCTCCAATAAAACCGATCTCAGTCCTACCTTTTCTTATAATGTCATTTGTTATCTCTTTAACGGCCCTTTTCCCTTCTAATATAATTAAGTCTCCAGTAATCGTATCAATTGGAAAATCGGAAACTACGTCAAGAAAAACCTTAGGGATGTTTAATTTATTCAGCATGGAAAGAAGTTTAATATCATAAACATTCATGATTAGCATTCCACCAACTGTTCCGTTACTTAAGTCATCAGGCAAAGTATATCCTTTGTAATAGCGTGGAGGAAGATACTTATACATTAAATTAACACCATATTTATCTAATTCCTTTGCAAGCGGATGGATAATACTGATCCAAAATGTGGAAGGCTCTGTTCTGGAAATGACCACAGAAACGGTTTTTTTTGAATTTTCTAGATTGTTTTGCGCATTATAATCATTTATTTGATTTTCTTGTTTAAGGTATCCCATTTCGCTTGCTGTTAACAATACCTGATCACGAAGTTTTTTTGAAACACCGGATTGGTTGTTCAGCACTTTTGATACAGTAACCCGTGATATATTAAGCATATCCGCTATGTCTTGCATAGTAACTTTTTTCATTGTAACCCCTTCTTACCTATTAAAGTGCACTCTCAAAAACTTTAAGAGCTTTATTTTTTCTATATTTTAAGGCCCAAATTTTAGCTTTATCCAAACTTTTAGTCGAGTTTAATCTTAATTTTTTTCAACTATTTTTGGAGAAATTACTATTACATATTGCTACAATTATAATACAATAAATTTATATGTTGGTATATTAATATATAAATTTATTATATTACATTTTTGACTAAAATCGACTAAAAAACAATTAAATTCTGAATCAATTATAGCATATTCATTCTTTACCTTCAATGTAAATTTACAAATGTTCAAAAAGATAAAAAAATATTGACTTTATTTAAAGCTAGTGTTAAAATAATTTATGCGTTAGTATATGTAATATACAGTTTTTTTGATTAAAATCGACTAAAAATAATCACTTTATCCTTAATGTAAATTTACAAAACCCCCAAAATGATAAAATGTGTTGAATTTATTTGGGGATGGTATTAAAATTAGAGTACTATAATAAAATAGTGGTTATTATTAGAAGGGAGGATAATATGGGAGAAAAGGTCAAAATAAAACGAAAAAAGTGGACAAGAGATGATACTGAGCTTACTTTATTAGCTCTTCCTA contains:
- a CDS encoding glycoside hydrolase family 16 protein; this translates as MHKKFFKSILIIIPFLIIIVAFSASKRANSIGVLDETYAFRAISPVQDDEYVDPSTCEFKWEEVKDAKKYRLVISEDEDLKKVVFDDFVEQSNKTVKGLKPATTYYWKITAILTDVKGKEKNMDNKDGIRMFKTGLNNVSDKEMTPQMIREKWNLTFEDDFDGDKIDDSKWSHCPEWERKDGFWSNEDAYLDGEGNLIIRVDERDGKYYSGAIRSMDKFEQKQGFFEIRCKLQTQEGFWGAFWLMSPTVAEVGDEGRDGTEIDIMESAYLKSSKICQALHWDGYEDDHKSDSNIPYIPYIYEGYHTFAVNWTEYEYVFYVDDQPTWITSAGGVSQVPAYLKITAEVGDWAGDIKNAKLPDYLVVDYVRVYQKPGNK
- a CDS encoding polysaccharide deacetylase family protein; translation: MIKYKNKLFYICFALLILSGCQYQALDRPKAPISRAPTIEDKNTNNITDIQVQEPPIDLDEKTQLSLKSFREKAKELSDKFKDAFYICTPATQKVISLTFDDGPDAKTTPKILDILDNFDVKATFFAVGQNLDRYPEIGERIIQEGHQLSNHTYSHPRPLSIDAKELFKEIEKTQKLIDGIDGRPKPKYFRPPYGLVSDEQMELLKKEDYKVIAWSIDSLDWYTEDKEDIENCVVNTIHPGAVILMHSAGGQDNRKATVDILPSIITRLKNLGYEFVTVDKLINQTK
- a CDS encoding LacI family DNA-binding transcriptional regulator, whose translation is MKKVTMQDIADMLNISRVTVSKVLNNQSGVSKKLRDQVLLTASEMGYLKQENQINDYNAQNNLENSKKTVSVVISRTEPSTFWISIIHPLAKELDKYGVNLMYKYLPPRYYKGYTLPDDLSNGTVGGMLIMNVYDIKLLSMLNKLNIPKVFLDVVSDFPIDTITGDLIILEGKRAVKEITNDIIRKGRTEIGFIGDIHYALTNRERFEGFLSAMEENHLVVQEKYCMTGKIGIHTYYEEISDFLNNLDKLPQAFVCVSDYVANFLMQYLIEHGYDVPADIAISGYDGSTEYSVVSGKLTTVNVDTFLLGKRLAKQLLYRIENPESPMEVTHISSNIIWGKSTEF